The sequence TTACGCCTTGTGTCAATATGTGCTTAGCGCCTGTGGTGGGTGCGCTGCTCGCCATCGCCCGTTTCTCCCTTCGGATCTATAATTTCCCAGAATAGAAGATTAAAATAGAGGGGGAGGAGAGCGCTGCTCCGAGCCAAAAAGAAACTGgggaaacatttcttatttaGCTGAGCTGCAGCGTTCGATCACATGGAGCAAAGAACCAGCAGCATTCCACCCCCCCCCATCGCCCTAACACTTGTTCCCACAGGCATGTGCCTGTGTTTTCCACTGATTGAAACTTCCACCAAAATTcaagaaggaagagctgagaaGTCCCCTCTGAGTCAGGGGAGGAGAGGCTGCGCTCCGTGGGGATGGAGAAGTGATGTGGGAACAGGCCCCCTCCACCAGCATGGCCATGCAGCTTCACCATCCCCTCCTCATCCTCTGGGGACTGGTGTGGGGTAAGGAGAAAAGCCTCAGTGCCGTTGATGCCCATTCCCAGGGTGGGCAATTGGAATCCCAACCACAAGAGATGCCAGCCCCATCCTGATGCATCTCTCAGGAGGAATGGGCTCATAGAGAAGTCAGGAAGGGTACACAGACGCCTTTCCACTGGTTCATCTGACCCTAGGTAGCCAACGGGGAGACTCCATCTTGGGCATCAGTGacctttttgtcttttttttttcctggaaactgataaaaaattcttcagaagcCACATTGAACACAGGGGGCTGGGGAAATGACCCGGGATACAGGATGGGGTCAGAGCTTTCCTGTGGATTTGGGGAGCTGCCAGGCAGCTCTGGCCAGAGAATGCAGCATCACCACCCGTGGGACCTGCTGGGCTCTGGGTAAACTGTCCCACACAGAGCAGCGGAGTTTGGGCATCACGTGTACAAACCAGGACTgtgaggggaagaaaagttCACATTGGAGCATCTTCCATTTCCCCTCCAGCACTGTGGGAAAGAGAGGTTGATGGGAAGCCCCCAGCATGAAATCCCTTACGTTTAGGTGAGAGTGAGCCCTTCTGCCTGCCTCCACGCTCACAGTATCACACAGCAGTGCCTCAGCTGTGGGGACAGCCCATGCCAGCTACCCCTTGTGTTCCCATCACCCCAGCTTTGAGCCACCAGGAAATGGGTCTGGCACCGTACTCACCCCATTGGCATCCTCAGCGGAGCACCAGGGAAGAGCTGTTGTCACCACACAGGGACAATGAAACACAACAGCGGGAAGTCCCACGTCCACCTATCTATCCTCACTGCTCACCCAAACCCCACTTCCCGGCAGTAACATCACCCCCAGCACCGGGACCCAGCACATAACCTGCACTCCATGGCTCAGTGCTCCCGCAGATATCCTCTCGCACACCCCAGGCTGGGAGAAAGGCTGGCACAGACCCGGGGAAGAAGTCCTGAGCCTGTCCACGTTCACGCTGGCCGCAGCCGAGCCCAGCAGCGGCAGGGTTAAGGCCGGCAGCGGGTGCTGGACGGGCGTCAAGGTGGTTGCTCCATCCCTGCGCGGGGCCGGGAGCGCGCACGGAGCCGCCCGCCACCATGAGCGCAGACAGAGGTAAGGCAGAGAGAGCCGGGCAGGGCGAGGGGCACAGGGGGACAGGCCAGCCCCCCCGGGACTTTGCAATGCGGCTGCCGGtcacttttctcctctctttctgtgGCTAAAAGGTCAGTTGGGGAGCTCCTGTGCCTTCTCGGGCACTGTAAAGCAGAGCCCTCGGTTCTCTGCTAATTTGGGGAGGAATTAGGCGAGGGGACAAGGAGCGCTGCTGCTGGCCTTtcctggggaaggaagaagccGCTGCTGTGGTATAAAGACAAAGCTCCAGGAGGGCACAGGGCACATGGGGTGCAGCCATGCACGAACAAGGGCTGGGATGAGCCAGCCCCTGGGCTGGGGGATACCAGTGGCTGCTGTCTCCCCTGGGACACTGATGGCAACGAGCATctctgccctgcagtgctgggacatGACATGCGTCACAGCATGGTGGCATAGCTGTGTGCCCCACGGTGACCAAGATGGTCAAGTCCTCCAGCCCTGTGTTGTCCTCTGGGGACGCTGTTCCCGAGCTCACCTCCCCATGCCCGCTCACGGTCTCCCTTTCCTCCATGCCCCGCAGCGGGCAgggtccccctcctgcttcccCTGGTCCTGCTGTTGGCCACCGCATCCCAGCCCCAGGATGGGGACGTCCCCAAGGAGCCCTCAGCCGCAGAGCCCTTGCGCTGCCCCAgcccctgtgcctgcagcttgGACGACTACAGCGAGGAGCTCAACGTCTTCTGCAGCAGCCGCAACCTGACGCAGCTTCCCGAGGACATCCCCACCAATGCCAAAGCCCTCTGGCTGGATGGCAACAACTTCAcccagctgccagctgcagccttcAGGAACCTCTCGGGGTTGGACTTCCTGgacctgcagagcagccagctggcCGCCGTGGAGCAGCACGCCTTCCATGGCCTGCGCAGTCTCTACCACCTCCACCTCGAGCGCAACCGCCTCAAGTACCTGGCACCCCACACTTTCCTGCACACCCAGAACCTCGTGTCCCTCAGCCTCAACAACAACTTCTTCAGCAAGGTGGAAGAAGGGCTGTTTGCAGGGCTCTCCAATCTGTGGTACCTGAACCTGGGCTGGAACTCGCTGGTGGTCCTCCCTGACAAGGTGTTCCATGACTTGCCCAACCTGAGGGAGCTGATCCTGGCTGGGAACAAGCTCCCCTACCTCCAGCACCAGCTCTTCTGCAGCCTTAcggagctgaaggagctggacCTCAGTGGGAACGCGCTCAAGGGCATCAAGATCAACATCTTCGTcaagctgcagaagctgcaaaaaCTCTACTTGAACAACAACCAGATCAATGCCATCGCACCCCGTGCGTTCATGGGCATGAAGTCGCTCCGGTGGCTGGATCTCTCCCACAACCGCCTCACCTCGCTGTACGAGGACACGTTTCTGGGTCTCCTGAGCCTGCACGTCCTACGCTTGTCCACCAACTCCATCACCAGCCTGAGGCCCAGGACTTTCAAAGACCTCCAgttcctggaggagctgcagctgggacatAACAGGATCTGGGGCCTGGCAGAACGGACCTTCGATGGGTTGGGCCAACTGGAGGTCCTCAGCCTCAACAACAACCAGCTGCAGGACATCAAGGCTGGGTCCTTCCTTGGGCTGCACAACGTGGCGGTGATGCACTTGTCTGCCAACTGCATCAAGACTCTGCCTGACTATGTGTTTGAGGGAGTCACCAAGCTGCACAGCCTCCACCTGGAGCACAGCTGCCTGAGCAAGATCAAGGCCAACACCTTCTCCAGCCTCACCAGCCTGCGGCggctcttcctgcagcacaaCGCCATCTCCGTCATTGAAGACCAAAGCTTCAGAGAACTGCACGAGCTGCTGGAGCTCGACCTGAAGCACAACAGGCTGAGCCGCCTCTCGCCCCAGCTCTTTGCGGGTTTGAGCAACCTGGAGtacctcttcctctccttcaacCAAATCCTGGACATCTCCCAGGACACCTTCAGCCCGCTCCGCAGACTCTTCTGGCTCGACCTCTCCCATAACCAGCTGGAGACCCTGGACAACGCCGTCATCACGCAGCTAGCCAACCTGCGCTACCTCAGCCTGAGGAACAACTCCCTGGAGACCTTCTCGGTGGGATTCTTGTGTCCTTCCTTCACActggagcagctctggctgGGGGGGAACAACTGGCACTGCAACTGCTCGCTGAAGGGGCTGCGGGATTTCGCCCTGCAGCACCCCACCGTGGTCCCACGCTTCGTCCAGTCTGTCGCCGAGGGGGATGATTCCCACGTCCCCGTTTACACCTACAACAACCtcacctgctgccagccccccaGCCTCGTGGGCCTGGACCTCCGCGACACCAGTGAGGACAGCTTTGCTCACTGCTGACGCATGACTGccacctccctgtccccaccGCTGTCCATGGTCTGTCCAGCCTTGGCCACCATTGTCCATGTGGCACCATTGGGGACAGCCACttggatggggacctggggAAGGCGAGGGGGGACAGGAAATCTCTGAG comes from Numida meleagris isolate 19003 breed g44 Domestic line chromosome 13, NumMel1.0, whole genome shotgun sequence and encodes:
- the IGFALS gene encoding insulin-like growth factor-binding protein complex acid labile subunit, which encodes MWEQAPSTSMAMQLHHPLLILWGLVWGKEKSLSAVDAHSQGGQLESQPQEIAPADILSHTPGWEKGWHRPGEEVLSLSTFTLAAAEPSSGRVKAGSGCWTGVKVVAPSLRGAGSAHGAARHHERRQRWSSPPALCCPLGTLFPSSPPHARSRSPFPPCPAAGRVPLLLPLVLLLATASQPQDGDVPKEPSAAEPLRCPSPCACSLDDYSEELNVFCSSRNLTQLPEDIPTNAKALWLDGNNFTQLPAAAFRNLSGLDFLDLQSSQLAAVEQHAFHGLRSLYHLHLERNRLKYLAPHTFLHTQNLVSLSLNNNFFSKVEEGLFAGLSNLWYLNLGWNSLVVLPDKVFHDLPNLRELILAGNKLPYLQHQLFCSLTELKELDLSGNALKGIKINIFVKLQKLQKLYLNNNQINAIAPRAFMGMKSLRWLDLSHNRLTSLYEDTFLGLLSLHVLRLSTNSITSLRPRTFKDLQFLEELQLGHNRIWGLAERTFDGLGQLEVLSLNNNQLQDIKAGSFLGLHNVAVMHLSANCIKTLPDYVFEGVTKLHSLHLEHSCLSKIKANTFSSLTSLRRLFLQHNAISVIEDQSFRELHELLELDLKHNRLSRLSPQLFAGLSNLEYLFLSFNQILDISQDTFSPLRRLFWLDLSHNQLETLDNAVITQLANLRYLSLRNNSLETFSVGFLCPSFTLEQLWLGGNNWHCNCSLKGLRDFALQHPTVVPRFVQSVAEGDDSHVPVYTYNNLTCCQPPSLVGLDLRDTSEDSFAHC